One Gloeocapsa sp. PCC 73106 genomic window carries:
- a CDS encoding choice-of-anchor Q domain-containing protein, with product MKTISLTPLRALSTKRRLVFIDKNVSDCQTLIQGVLPDSEVYLLDVQQDGISQITARLQGEPIDSIHLVAHGYPEGLVLGNSELNLETLSDYAPEIEQWACDYLIIYGCQTGAQGQLIERLQELTGAAVAASSSEVGPQWRLDVMRGVVDTPLAFREEVLASYPGVLATFTVSSTNDSGDGSLRDAIALANERDDADEIIFNPSLTGETISLTSGIEISNSLVLRGLGAENLTIEHQDNLTVFSVYSIYGNYRPYYGDSNVRINISGLTIVGGVVNEENLTITDSVITGSVNAGIENLLDMAIINSIVSGNERGGIINIGEINTYRNTAGELSIDNSTISDNQGTGIANRGGDVNIVNSTISGNSSNYAGGGILNSSESRLNITNSTISGNKAENGGGIFNIGILGITNSTITQNQANEGSGLLLQGNFDEYYQERTDIVSIGNTIVAGNLNTDVDLVNEDPLPQISTSGGNIIGTGNAVQWFNAPGDAIGVTDPGLEPLGDNGGITLTHGLRSDSPAINGGMNNLISGQTTEDQRGEPRIQQGFVDIGALESDLTSPPPLISLIVVNPLVNEGDVENTEGLYRINRTGDPSEELIINLTAVGSEGLDSSDFNLEGVNGTFPNYTVTIPSGEYSTDIIFRPIADTQIGSLETLTLNLEAGTGYRVNEGAATGTVSIIPETSIVTNTNDNGPGSLREAIALANTIVGPNTIEFDPSLTGERISLTSGELVLSDVLYIKGLGADNLTLDALGRSRIFVVEERNSVIQVSGLTITGGSSDLGGGIHNNGSLTITASNISGNQANSGGAIYDSFSAQLNINDSTISRNIASNSGGGISSRSGNLRISNSTISTNSANSGGGIDEIFGNLSITNSTITLNQADVGSGLRILPRTGNQFNIGNTVISDNSNSDLDLVFFGFYGSTPFDPVISSGGNLIGTGNALEAFNRPRDTIGLTRPGLEPLADNGGPTSTHAPQSDSPVINNGSNALVPPQLTTDQRGLSRIVGPRVDIGAFESDVTESPLPTVALLTSIPFALEGGSAGRFRLSRTGNTNIPLEVFLEATASSGLTESDFTLTGVSGNLPNYSATIPAGSSFIELDLIAQGDAEIELRESLTLDFVPDSAYRVGSSSAVVTILPETFLVNNTNDSGPGSLREAITIANILEGNNIIEFAPSLAGERINLTSEQLKITDDVVITGLGADQLTIAGNANLRVFNVDDDDDNSLLEVSISELTVTGGFRGISNAENLTITDTSISGNPDGGIDNDGTLNITNSTISNNTSDFSFGASAINNSYGTVNISNSIISGNTGSSTAEIINNSYGTLTISNSTISENTIDFSNQIISNRNGHFSIDYSNISGNSGRSGRSIIGSYNGTLNISHSDISGNSGGGVENGGTGGTGSINNSTISGNRGGVGNSGTLVINNSTISGNISGNGSGGVGNGGTLVINNSTISGNSSDSSAGGIDNNGLLTINNSTISGNRSNSRAGGIESSNFGTLNIKNSTITLNQGPETGGLASFTTSYQDNQAVVLANTIISGNIDSDVDLIGPPNQELPNNITSNGGNLVGTGNALDAFNRPTDQINITNPGLAPLGDNGGPTPTHLPLPDSPAVDAGVNALIPPGVTTDQRGLNRIFNGTVDVGAVELQPVNVGTPGRDTLIGGSGDDTLTGFGGRDELTGGEGNDQFIYTSVTDGVDIITDFQVNGDKIVLSDVLTSLSYTGTNPIADSYLSFTASGNNTLVQIDPDGVGIARARDFIQVQNVGVDALNNPNNFIF from the coding sequence ATGAAAACAATATCCTTAACGCCGCTTCGGGCATTATCAACCAAGCGACGTCTAGTTTTTATTGACAAAAATGTCAGTGATTGTCAGACGTTAATCCAAGGTGTGCTTCCCGATTCAGAGGTTTATCTACTCGATGTTCAACAAGATGGAATCAGTCAAATAACCGCAAGATTACAAGGGGAACCAATAGACTCAATACATCTAGTCGCCCATGGTTATCCAGAGGGTTTAGTATTAGGAAATAGTGAGTTGAACCTGGAAACTCTGTCAGATTACGCTCCAGAGATAGAGCAGTGGGCTTGTGACTATCTAATTATCTATGGATGTCAAACAGGGGCTCAAGGGCAATTAATCGAGCGATTACAAGAGTTAACGGGGGCCGCTGTAGCAGCATCTAGTTCAGAAGTAGGACCGCAATGGCGCTTGGATGTAATGCGGGGGGTAGTAGATACTCCCTTAGCTTTTAGAGAGGAAGTATTAGCGAGTTATCCTGGGGTATTGGCGACTTTTACGGTAAGTAGTACCAATGATAGTGGAGATGGGTCACTACGGGATGCGATCGCACTGGCGAATGAAAGAGATGATGCTGATGAGATAATATTTAATCCCTCTTTAACAGGAGAGACGATTAGTCTAACTTCTGGGATAGAGATTAGTAATAGCTTAGTACTTAGGGGTTTGGGTGCAGAAAATCTGACGATAGAACATCAAGACAATTTAACAGTATTTTCTGTTTACAGTATCTATGGTAATTACCGACCTTATTATGGTGACTCCAATGTCCGGATAAATATTAGTGGTTTAACTATAGTAGGGGGTGTAGTTAATGAAGAAAATTTAACTATTACTGATAGTGTTATTACCGGTAGTGTGAATGCAGGAATTGAAAACCTACTCGACATGGCCATCATTAACAGTATTGTATCTGGTAATGAAAGGGGAGGCATCATCAACATAGGTGAGATTAATACATATCGCAACACTGCAGGTGAATTGAGTATCGATAATAGTACTATCTCTGATAATCAAGGGACCGGGATTGCTAATAGAGGAGGTGATGTAAATATTGTCAACAGTACCATCTCCGGTAATAGTTCTAATTATGCAGGTGGCGGAATTTTAAACTCTTCTGAGAGTAGACTTAATATCACTAATAGTACCATTTCTGGTAATAAAGCTGAGAATGGCGGTGGAATCTTTAATATAGGCATACTAGGTATTACTAATAGCACTATTACTCAGAATCAAGCCAATGAAGGGAGTGGTCTGTTACTCCAGGGTAATTTCGATGAATACTATCAGGAGCGTACTGATATAGTCTCTATAGGTAATACGATTGTCGCAGGAAATCTTAACACGGATGTGGATTTAGTTAACGAGGATCCACTTCCCCAAATTAGCACTTCTGGAGGGAACATCATTGGGACGGGTAATGCTGTTCAATGGTTTAATGCTCCCGGTGATGCTATAGGAGTAACAGATCCAGGTTTAGAGCCTTTAGGGGACAATGGTGGTATCACCTTGACTCATGGGTTGAGGTCTGATAGTCCAGCTATCAATGGGGGTATGAATAATTTGATTTCTGGACAAACAACTGAGGATCAGCGAGGTGAACCTAGAATTCAACAAGGTTTTGTCGACATTGGCGCTTTGGAATCGGACCTGACCAGTCCCCCGCCACTCATTAGTCTGATTGTAGTCAATCCTTTGGTTAACGAGGGGGATGTAGAGAATACAGAGGGACTCTATCGTATTAATCGCACAGGAGATCCCAGTGAAGAACTAATAATTAACTTAACAGCAGTAGGTAGTGAGGGACTCGACTCTTCTGATTTTAATTTAGAGGGAGTAAACGGCACTTTTCCCAACTACACTGTGACTATACCATCTGGAGAATACAGTACTGATATTATCTTCAGACCTATAGCAGATACCCAGATAGGATCATTAGAAACTTTGACTCTCAATTTAGAAGCGGGAACGGGCTATAGAGTTAACGAGGGAGCGGCGACAGGGACAGTAAGTATAATACCGGAAACGAGTATAGTTACTAACACTAATGATAACGGACCAGGATCTCTTCGAGAGGCGATCGCTTTAGCTAATACTATAGTTGGTCCTAACACGATTGAATTTGATCCTTCCTTGACGGGAGAAAGGATCAGTCTAACATCGGGAGAGTTAGTTCTCAGTGATGTTCTATATATCAAGGGTTTGGGAGCAGACAACCTGACTTTAGATGCTTTAGGTCGCTCAAGGATATTTGTGGTTGAGGAGAGAAATTCTGTCATCCAAGTGAGTGGTTTGACTATTACTGGTGGATCTAGTGATCTAGGAGGTGGGATACATAATAACGGAAGCCTAACCATTACTGCTAGTAATATCTCTGGCAACCAAGCTAATTCAGGCGGCGCGATCTATGACAGTTTTTCTGCTCAATTAAATATCAACGACAGTACTATTTCCCGGAACATTGCCAGTAACTCTGGCGGCGGAATTAGCAGCAGATCTGGCAATCTGAGAATTAGTAACAGTACCATTTCCACCAATAGTGCTAATTCTGGTGGGGGAATTGACGAAATATTTGGAAACCTGAGTATCACTAATAGTACCATTACTCTCAATCAAGCAGATGTGGGTAGTGGCTTAAGAATTCTACCTAGAACTGGTAATCAGTTCAATATTGGGAATACCGTTATTTCAGATAATAGCAACAGTGATCTGGACTTAGTCTTCTTTGGATTCTACGGCTCTACTCCTTTTGATCCTGTTATTAGCTCTGGCGGTAACCTCATCGGTACTGGTAACGCCTTAGAAGCTTTTAATCGACCACGAGACACCATTGGTCTCACTAGACCTGGTTTAGAGCCTTTAGCTGATAACGGTGGTCCCACCTCAACTCACGCACCTCAATCCGATAGTCCTGTTATTAATAATGGTAGTAACGCCCTCGTTCCACCTCAATTGACTACCGACCAACGCGGTTTAAGTCGCATAGTGGGTCCCAGAGTAGATATCGGGGCTTTTGAATCCGATGTTACCGAATCACCCCTACCAACGGTAGCTCTGCTCACTTCAATTCCTTTTGCTCTAGAAGGAGGTTCAGCAGGACGTTTCCGCCTCAGTCGTACCGGCAATACCAATATTCCCCTAGAAGTATTCCTAGAAGCTACAGCTAGCAGTGGTTTAACCGAATCTGATTTTACATTAACAGGAGTTAGCGGTAACTTACCTAATTACAGTGCGACTATCCCAGCCGGAAGCTCTTTCATCGAGCTAGACTTAATTGCTCAAGGCGATGCAGAGATAGAGTTACGCGAATCTTTAACTTTGGATTTTGTTCCAGATAGTGCTTATCGTGTGGGTAGTTCTAGTGCAGTGGTGACGATTCTGCCAGAAACCTTCTTAGTGAACAATACTAATGATAGTGGTCCAGGTTCACTTAGAGAAGCCATAACCATAGCCAATATATTGGAGGGTAATAACATCATTGAATTTGCTCCTTCTTTAGCAGGAGAAAGGATTAATCTGACTTCGGAACAGTTAAAGATTACCGATGATGTGGTGATTACAGGCTTGGGAGCAGATCAACTAACGATAGCTGGAAACGCAAACTTGAGAGTATTTAATGTTGATGATGATGATGATAACTCTCTACTCGAAGTTAGCATCAGCGAACTAACGGTGACAGGAGGTTTTCGAGGAATCTCCAACGCAGAAAATCTCACTATTACTGATACTAGTATTTCTGGTAATCCAGATGGTGGGATTGATAACGATGGTACCCTGAATATCACTAATAGCACCATCTCTAACAATACTAGTGATTTCTCTTTCGGCGCCAGCGCAATTAATAACTCTTATGGCACCGTCAACATTAGCAATAGCATTATTTCTGGGAATACTGGTAGCTCTACGGCTGAGATCATCAATAATTCTTATGGGACCTTGACTATCAGCAACAGCACTATTTCTGAAAATACTATTGATTTTTCCAATCAAATCATCAGTAACCGTAATGGTCATTTTAGTATCGACTATAGCAATATTTCTGGGAATAGTGGTAGGAGCGGTAGGAGCATTATTGGTAGTTATAATGGCACGCTCAATATCAGCCACAGCGATATTTCTGGGAATAGTGGTGGGGGTGTTGAGAATGGTGGTACTGGTGGTACTGGTAGTATCAACAACAGTACTATCTCAGGCAATCGTGGCGGTGTTGGGAATAGTGGTACTCTTGTTATCAATAACAGTACTATCTCAGGCAATATCTCAGGCAATGGTAGTGGGGGTGTTGGGAATGGTGGAACTCTTGTTATCAATAACAGTACTATCTCAGGCAATAGTAGTGATTCTAGCGCCGGCGGTATTGATAACAATGGACTCCTAACTATCAACAACAGTACTATCTCAGGTAATCGCAGTAATTCCCGAGCCGGTGGGATCGAGAGCTCGAACTTTGGCACCCTTAATATTAAAAACAGTACCATTACACTCAATCAAGGTCCCGAAACTGGCGGTCTTGCTAGTTTTACTACTTCCTACCAAGACAATCAAGCAGTAGTACTTGCCAATACCATCATCTCTGGTAACATTGACAGTGATGTAGACTTAATTGGACCGCCTAATCAAGAATTACCCAACAACATCACTAGCAATGGTGGTAACCTAGTTGGTACTGGTAACGCTTTAGACGCCTTCAACAGACCCACCGACCAAATTAATATTACCAATCCTGGTTTAGCACCTCTAGGAGATAATGGTGGTCCCACCCCAACTCATCTTCCTCTTCCCGATAGTCCTGCGGTTGATGCTGGCGTTAACGCACTGATTCCTCCTGGAGTGACTACAGATCAACGAGGGTTAAATCGCATCTTTAATGGAACTGTGGATGTAGGTGCAGTTGAGTTACAACCTGTTAACGTGGGGACTCCCGGACGAGATACCCTCATCGGTGGTAGTGGAGATGATACCCTCACAGGATTTGGCGGTCGCGATGAACTCACTGGTGGCGAGGGTAACGACCAATTTATCTACACTAGCGTCACCGATGGCGTAGATATTATCACCGATTTCCAAGTCAATGGGGATAAGATTGTCCTGAGTGACGTGTTAACTAGTTTGAGTTACACCGGAACTAATCCTATAGCTGATAGTTATCTGAGTTTTACAGCTTCTGGCAATAATACCCTAGTACAAATCGACCCCGATGGCGTAGGTATAGCAAGAGCGCGAGATTTCATTCAAGTGCAAAATGTCGGTGTTGACGCTCTCAATAATCCCAATAACTTTATCTTTTAG
- a CDS encoding PEP-CTERM sorting domain-containing protein (PEP-CTERM proteins occur, often in large numbers, in the proteomes of bacteria that also encode an exosortase, a predicted intramembrane cysteine proteinase. The presence of a PEP-CTERM domain at a protein's C-terminus predicts cleavage within the sorting domain, followed by covalent anchoring to some some component of the (usually Gram-negative) cell surface. Many PEP-CTERM proteins exhibit an unusual sequence composition that includes large numbers of potential glycosylation sites. Expression of one such protein has been shown restore the ability of a bacterium to form floc, a type of biofilm.), with product MFWKSWVQVGLTSAALSLSVIPAHAAIVAYNFTVTPDSGPLAGNTYFGSFSFSDETLTGVGEEFLPESAITAINFNFVGENYTLADALSAGVQFQEGEFLGLEYVTDAVFAFAPGLTELESASFSYDLPSGAGFGDVSYTLVPEPSVLLGSIVLGVTGLAKRLKK from the coding sequence ATGTTTTGGAAATCTTGGGTTCAAGTTGGTTTAACGAGTGCGGCTTTATCTTTGAGTGTAATTCCCGCTCACGCTGCGATCGTTGCTTATAATTTCACAGTAACACCGGATTCAGGTCCTTTAGCAGGAAATACTTATTTTGGTTCCTTTAGTTTCTCCGATGAGACACTTACAGGTGTGGGGGAAGAGTTTTTACCTGAGTCGGCGATTACCGCGATTAATTTTAACTTTGTGGGAGAGAATTATACCCTTGCTGACGCTTTGAGTGCGGGTGTACAGTTTCAAGAGGGTGAATTTCTGGGATTAGAGTACGTAACAGATGCGGTTTTTGCTTTTGCACCAGGGTTAACGGAATTAGAATCGGCGAGTTTTAGCTATGATTTGCCCTCAGGTGCGGGTTTTGGCGATGTTAGTTATACTTTAGTACCCGAGCCTAGTGTGTTACTGGGTTCCATCGTATTGGGTGTGACTGGTTTGGCTAAAAGACTGAAAAAGTAA
- a CDS encoding PIN domain-containing protein gives MTKRAKIIVLDANILIRAVLGIRTFSLIAEQRDRVLFCTPQTCYCEVAFHIPNIALKRHLSPTQEQEALDTLNDLKQLVTEIREDIYGGFKQEALNRICERDRKDWSIVALALAFGCPIWTEDRDFFGTGIATWRTKNIKIFFDE, from the coding sequence ATGACCAAAAGAGCGAAAATTATTGTTCTTGATGCGAATATTCTTATTCGTGCAGTTCTGGGAATACGGACATTTTCTCTGATTGCTGAACAGAGGGACAGGGTACTTTTTTGTACCCCACAAACTTGTTATTGTGAAGTCGCTTTTCATATACCCAATATCGCTCTCAAACGCCATCTAAGTCCCACCCAAGAGCAAGAGGCTTTGGATACTCTGAATGATCTTAAACAACTTGTCACTGAAATAAGGGAGGATATTTACGGAGGTTTTAAGCAAGAAGCTTTAAATCGTATCTGTGAGCGAGATAGGAAAGATTGGTCAATTGTTGCATTAGCCCTTGCTTTCGGCTGTCCAATTTGGACGGAAGATCGGGATTTCTTCGGCACAGGTATTGCTACATGGCGAACCAAAAACATTAAAATTTTCTTCGACGAATAA
- a CDS encoding AI-2E family transporter, whose translation MFERQISLSVATLLWVVGIFLSLVLLWQLKSLLVVLMIAVVIASTLAPIINRAEKWGIPRWLGVILAYLGLILLLTGAGLVIGPKLITQIERLWQKLPAYWEILGNLAEALVVRFGVREPETIALINQFFDVQGLTGWAFRSSEVLIVRSVAVTRGVLGVAFNFFLALLLSGYMLAGSRNLIEGLVSLFPEPWEDRLEAQVGPVSDRMGGYIQGRIVVSGILGIVITFGLGIIGIAEFSLALGVIAGFTNLIPFFGPVLGAIPALLVAIAQGGWTFFWVLLLYLVVQNVETYVLDPLLVGSSVRVSPLYQLLAVLGGVQLLGIIGALIVPPWVAGAAVLLENLYLEPKKAKIT comes from the coding sequence ATGTTTGAACGTCAAATTAGTCTTTCTGTCGCTACTTTATTGTGGGTTGTGGGAATCTTTTTGTCACTGGTGCTACTGTGGCAACTAAAAAGTCTGTTAGTAGTATTAATGATTGCTGTAGTTATCGCTTCAACCCTGGCTCCAATTATCAATAGGGCTGAAAAGTGGGGTATTCCCCGTTGGTTGGGGGTTATTTTAGCTTATTTGGGTTTAATTCTCTTATTAACTGGGGCGGGTTTAGTGATTGGACCGAAGCTAATTACCCAAATTGAGCGTTTATGGCAAAAATTACCCGCTTATTGGGAGATTTTGGGAAATTTAGCCGAGGCTTTGGTGGTGCGTTTTGGAGTGAGAGAGCCAGAAACCATTGCTTTGATTAATCAGTTTTTTGACGTGCAGGGACTGACGGGGTGGGCATTTCGCTCTAGTGAGGTCCTGATTGTACGTTCCGTTGCTGTAACTCGTGGTGTTCTAGGAGTAGCTTTTAATTTTTTTCTGGCGCTGTTGCTATCAGGTTATATGTTGGCGGGTTCTCGAAACCTAATCGAGGGTTTAGTGAGTTTGTTTCCCGAACCTTGGGAAGATCGTTTAGAAGCTCAAGTAGGACCGGTGAGCGATCGCATGGGAGGTTATATTCAGGGTAGAATCGTAGTATCGGGGATTCTGGGAATTGTGATTACTTTTGGGCTGGGTATTATTGGGATCGCCGAATTTTCCTTAGCTTTGGGGGTAATTGCTGGTTTTACCAATTTGATTCCCTTTTTTGGTCCGGTTTTAGGGGCTATTCCAGCTTTATTAGTGGCGATCGCCCAAGGTGGTTGGACTTTTTTCTGGGTGCTTTTACTTTATCTAGTGGTGCAAAACGTGGAAACTTACGTCTTAGATCCCCTCTTGGTAGGATCTTCGGTGAGGGTATCTCCTCTTTATCAGTTGTTAGCAGTCTTGGGGGGAGTGCAATTACTGGGGATTATTGGGGCTTTGATTGTACCACCTTGGGTAGCGGGTGCTGCTGTGTTACTGGAGAATCTATATCTGGAGCCCAAAAAAGCTAAAATTACTTGA
- the rpsB gene encoding 30S ribosomal protein S2, producing MSVVSLAELLESGVHFGHQTRRWSPKMRPYIYTARNGVHIIDLVQTAQLIEEAYSYLREAAADGKKVLFIGTKRQAAGIIAQEAKRCKGYYVNQRWLGGMLTNWETIKNRIERLKELEQLNDTGALDKRPKKEASSLRRELEKLEKYLGGLKLMRRVPDVVVIVDIRREHNAILECQKLGIPVVALIDTNCDPNLVDIPIPANDDAIRSIKLIVGRLADAINEGHSGGAEKIQEDYEDEILDTFAEDEEFEEDPKDDSEE from the coding sequence ATGTCAGTTGTCTCTCTCGCAGAATTACTAGAATCAGGTGTTCACTTTGGTCACCAAACCCGTCGTTGGTCTCCGAAGATGCGCCCTTATATCTACACTGCTCGTAACGGTGTTCATATTATAGACTTAGTTCAGACCGCACAACTAATCGAAGAAGCCTATAGCTATCTGCGCGAAGCAGCAGCGGACGGGAAAAAAGTACTATTTATCGGAACTAAGCGTCAAGCCGCAGGAATTATAGCCCAAGAAGCCAAACGCTGTAAAGGCTATTACGTAAATCAACGTTGGCTAGGTGGAATGCTTACCAACTGGGAAACTATTAAAAATCGGATTGAACGACTCAAAGAACTCGAACAACTCAACGACACTGGCGCTTTAGATAAACGTCCCAAAAAAGAAGCCTCGTCTTTGCGCCGAGAACTAGAAAAACTCGAAAAATATCTAGGCGGTTTAAAGTTAATGCGTCGAGTTCCCGATGTGGTAGTAATCGTAGACATTCGTCGAGAACACAATGCTATATTGGAATGTCAGAAATTGGGAATTCCCGTAGTAGCTTTGATTGACACCAACTGTGACCCCAACTTAGTAGATATTCCCATCCCAGCAAACGACGACGCGATTCGTTCTATCAAACTCATAGTCGGTAGATTAGCAGACGCGATTAACGAAGGTCATAGCGGCGGTGCTGAAAAGATTCAGGAAGATTATGAAGATGAGATCTTAGATACCTTTGCAGAAGACGAAGAGTTTGAAGAAGATCCCAAGGACGATAGCGAAGAATAA
- the tsf gene encoding translation elongation factor Ts produces the protein MAEISAKLVKELREKTGAGMMDCKKALSESDGDLTKANEWLRQKGITSAEKKSGRIAAEGLVSSYIHTGGRIGVLVEVNCETDFVARRDEFQELVRNIAMQIAACPNVEYINVASIPPEISAKEKEIEMGRDDLGNKPDNIKEKIVLGRIEKRLKELSLIDQPFIRDQSITVEELIKQAIAQLGENIQIRRFARFVLGEGIEKQESNFAEEVAAQTGQK, from the coding sequence ATGGCTGAAATATCTGCAAAACTGGTTAAAGAATTACGGGAAAAAACGGGCGCTGGTATGATGGACTGTAAAAAAGCCCTCTCTGAAAGCGACGGTGATCTAACTAAAGCTAATGAGTGGTTGCGCCAAAAAGGAATTACCTCCGCTGAGAAAAAATCCGGTCGGATCGCAGCCGAAGGCTTAGTATCTAGCTACATTCACACTGGAGGACGCATAGGAGTACTGGTAGAAGTAAATTGTGAAACCGATTTTGTGGCTCGTCGTGACGAGTTTCAGGAGTTAGTGCGCAATATCGCCATGCAAATCGCTGCTTGTCCTAACGTAGAATATATCAACGTCGCTAGTATTCCCCCAGAAATCAGCGCCAAAGAAAAAGAGATCGAAATGGGACGAGATGATCTCGGTAACAAACCCGATAACATCAAAGAAAAAATCGTCCTAGGTAGAATTGAAAAACGTCTCAAAGAGCTTTCTTTAATAGATCAGCCTTTTATTCGCGATCAAAGTATTACCGTGGAAGAACTGATTAAACAAGCGATCGCTCAACTAGGGGAAAACATTCAAATCCGTCGCTTCGCGCGCTTTGTCCTTGGGGAAGGGATCGAAAAACAAGAATCGAACTTTGCCGAGGAAGTAGCCGCTCAAACTGGTCAAAAATAA
- a CDS encoding IS200/IS605 family accessory protein TnpB-related protein — translation MIIDGRKMRSLNQGYCRLVAKYKQGKSDFYWDENLDRVQAKHNNQKRDLINKTARFIVNYCLNHDLGNIVFGWNGDLKQSSQMSKQNNQSFVMIPTKRLIDRVIQLASEYGIKVTVTEEAYTSKASFLDGDELYPHGEKPKEVKFSGKRVKRGLYRTLSGCIVNADCNGAANILKKVATQLGITLTKVGRGALTLPNRYDLFTCLSKSYRKKALLTIASA, via the coding sequence TTGATTATTGATGGCAGGAAAATGCGATCGCTCAATCAAGGCTATTGCAGATTAGTAGCTAAATATAAGCAAGGTAAATCAGATTTTTATTGGGATGAAAACTTAGATAGGGTACAAGCTAAACACAATAATCAGAAACGCGACCTAATCAACAAAACGGCTAGATTTATTGTCAATTATTGTTTGAATCACGACCTAGGTAACATTGTTTTTGGTTGGAATGGCGACCTTAAACAAAGTTCTCAAATGAGTAAACAAAACAATCAAAGCTTTGTCATGATTCCCACAAAAAGACTGATAGATAGAGTTATTCAACTAGCAAGTGAATATGGAATCAAAGTAACAGTAACAGAAGAAGCATATACATCTAAAGCTAGCTTTTTAGACGGAGATGAATTGTACCCCCATGGTGAGAAACCCAAAGAGGTAAAATTCTCTGGTAAAAGAGTGAAAAGAGGCTTATATAGAACACTTAGCGGGTGTATAGTGAATGCTGATTGTAATGGTGCTGCCAACATTCTCAAAAAAGTAGCCACACAGTTAGGGATAACCTTAACCAAGGTGGGTAGGGGAGCTTTGACCCTCCCAAACCGATACGACTTGTTTACCTGTTTAAGCAAATCATATCGTAAAAAAGCATTACTTACCATAGCTTCAGCTTGA